One region of Vibrio sp. FE10 genomic DNA includes:
- a CDS encoding PLP-dependent aminotransferase family protein: protein MEAELIGNKYLATEQHIKAQIDKGLFHPDDRLPSIRQLSEQLGVSKNTVIRAYQELEATGWVYSVPKSGYRVKAPNTTSWDAPSQPQKVDLLSVTKSVLSRPKGRLKLLAGSAHPNINNPAIRSLYAEIGRHSRLQTQLPGYYQLPPGDEQLVKQLLKITHDLGVPAGSKEIAITHGAQQAISLALRALTKPGDIVAVESPCYFGNLLLLESLGLQALEIPSSVSHGIDIPSLQSALDKWEVKTLLLTPNFTNPTGSRMPLANRKALLEITGSLPIIEDDVFGSLAFDAPIASLKELDDQDRVIYVNSLSKTLDSRLRVGWLLSGRYQPLVEKYLLCDNMGSSNLMQSAVGQFLTTGKYRSHLSKMKRLYQTNQKQFQSLLIQALDSYPHLVGRYHLSKPEGSFLNWITLPESVDSYAVYQDCLKHKLGILPGTVFGTHDQFKHCLRFTVANIEESKEWKEGIVTLAKLIAKHAR from the coding sequence GTGGAAGCAGAACTCATCGGCAATAAATATCTCGCCACCGAACAACATATTAAGGCTCAGATTGATAAAGGACTCTTTCACCCAGATGATCGCCTTCCCTCGATCCGTCAGTTAAGCGAACAGCTTGGTGTGAGCAAAAACACCGTGATTCGCGCCTATCAAGAGTTGGAAGCTACGGGCTGGGTATATTCAGTTCCCAAGTCAGGTTATCGCGTCAAAGCACCCAACACCACAAGTTGGGATGCGCCCAGTCAACCTCAAAAAGTTGACCTCTTATCTGTCACTAAATCGGTACTCTCTCGTCCGAAAGGTCGCTTGAAGCTATTGGCAGGTTCTGCCCACCCGAACATTAATAATCCTGCGATTCGAAGCTTATACGCCGAGATCGGTCGCCATAGCCGTTTACAAACTCAGTTGCCCGGTTATTACCAATTGCCCCCCGGTGACGAGCAATTAGTAAAGCAATTGTTAAAGATCACCCATGATCTAGGTGTTCCTGCGGGATCGAAAGAGATTGCGATTACTCACGGAGCTCAACAGGCGATCAGTTTGGCTTTACGTGCGCTCACCAAACCAGGCGACATCGTGGCGGTAGAGTCACCGTGTTACTTCGGCAATTTATTGTTACTCGAGTCACTTGGCTTACAAGCCCTTGAAATACCAAGCAGCGTTAGCCACGGAATCGACATTCCTTCGTTACAGAGCGCACTGGATAAGTGGGAAGTGAAGACGCTACTGCTGACGCCAAACTTTACCAACCCGACAGGTTCAAGAATGCCTCTGGCTAATCGAAAAGCCTTGTTGGAGATAACCGGATCTTTACCGATTATCGAAGATGATGTGTTCGGTAGCTTGGCGTTTGATGCACCGATTGCGAGCCTAAAAGAACTGGATGACCAAGACCGTGTCATCTACGTGAACTCGCTATCTAAGACCTTAGATTCCCGCCTCCGTGTCGGTTGGTTACTTTCTGGACGCTATCAGCCTTTAGTCGAAAAGTATCTACTGTGTGACAACATGGGCAGTTCCAACCTCATGCAATCCGCGGTCGGGCAGTTTCTTACGACAGGCAAATACCGCAGTCATTTATCCAAAATGAAACGGCTCTATCAAACCAATCAAAAACAGTTCCAAAGCCTATTAATACAAGCATTGGATAGCTACCCACATCTTGTTGGGCGCTACCACCTGTCAAAACCGGAAGGGTCTTTTTTAAATTGGATAACACTACCAGAATCTGTCGACAGTTATGCCGTTTATCAAGATTGCTTGAAACATAAACTGGGGATCTTACCTGGTACCGTGTTTGGTACACACGACCAATTCAAACACTGCCTGCGCTTCACTGTCGCCAACATCGAAGAGAGTAAAGAGTGGAAAGAAGGGATAGTGACGTTGGCTAAGTTGATCGCGAAGCATGCACGTTAG
- a CDS encoding LacI family DNA-binding transcriptional regulator, which yields MATIKDVAALAGVSTATVSRVLNRTCYVEPITLERVERAVKELNYHKDARATALASRSSKTLGLLTGNLADPFFALVAKSVEEVARTNGYQLVVVSGGHNAQREKEGLDFLISQGCEAMVIHSKMLDDTTLLRYSAQLPAMVLLNRTIAQISNRSVWVDNQLGAQISVQHLIELGHRKIAYVSSDLPIQDRTDRLQGYQEAMKAANIEIQPNWIINQNFSESGGEAAGDILVNQCPEVTAAVTFNDVMAAGLMTSLQDQGISVPNDISVIGFDDVLLARYLYPRLTTMHNPIDEMSTYAANLAIKLKAAGYAPPKQHKFEATLIERQTVKSIKH from the coding sequence GTGGCAACAATAAAAGATGTAGCAGCACTTGCAGGGGTTTCAACAGCAACGGTTTCTCGTGTACTCAATCGTACCTGCTATGTTGAACCCATCACGCTAGAACGTGTAGAACGCGCAGTAAAAGAGCTCAATTACCACAAAGATGCTCGCGCAACCGCCTTGGCAAGCAGAAGCAGCAAGACGCTTGGATTACTGACGGGCAACCTTGCGGATCCATTTTTTGCTCTGGTCGCCAAGAGTGTCGAGGAAGTGGCTAGAACCAATGGCTACCAATTAGTCGTAGTAAGTGGCGGACACAATGCTCAGCGAGAAAAAGAAGGCCTCGACTTTCTTATCAGCCAAGGTTGTGAAGCAATGGTCATCCATTCGAAAATGCTCGATGACACCACCCTACTACGTTACTCCGCTCAGTTACCTGCAATGGTGTTACTCAACCGAACGATCGCTCAAATATCAAATCGCTCAGTTTGGGTAGACAACCAACTTGGGGCTCAAATATCGGTGCAGCATCTCATTGAGCTGGGTCATCGAAAAATTGCCTATGTCTCGAGCGACCTTCCAATCCAAGACAGAACCGACCGCTTGCAAGGCTACCAAGAAGCCATGAAAGCGGCCAATATCGAAATACAACCTAATTGGATCATCAACCAAAACTTTAGTGAATCAGGTGGTGAAGCCGCGGGTGATATATTGGTAAACCAATGCCCAGAGGTGACGGCTGCCGTTACATTTAATGATGTGATGGCCGCTGGATTAATGACCAGTTTACAAGATCAAGGCATCTCGGTTCCCAACGATATTTCAGTCATCGGCTTTGATGATGTATTGCTCGCTCGCTACCTTTACCCTCGGTTAACCACCATGCACAACCCTATTGACGAGATGTCGACTTATGCGGCTAACCTTGCCATAAAACTTAAAGCCGCAGGATATGCACCTCCCAAGCAACATAAATTCGAAGCGACACTGATTGAAAGGCAGACGGTTAAGTCAATCAAGCACTAA
- the nhaC gene encoding Na+/H+ antiporter NhaC, with protein sequence MNNSKPLPSFGLALAPIAVMFALLAIGYGVLGLRIEVLLLISATFTACIAWKMGYNWDDIINAIVEKLAKAMPVILILVSVGGLIASWMISGTIPYMVYWGLKVISAEYILIAAFFVTSVVSVCTGTSWGSAGTVGVALMGVAAGLDVSLAAAAGAVVSGAYFGDKISPLSDSTNFAPIVSGTTLYEHIQHMLYTTLPGFVIASVVFFFAGQSADISTVGEPEKVTQILAGLDSLYNFNILLIIPPVMILWGALTKKPVLPLMLGASALAIVLGMVLQGFSLQQGFQAYVDGFNVALFEAKGTAIDGLIPDVSKLLNRGGLFSMMSTILLVFCAFSFAGVLSLTGALNVVLGRFLHMIHSTGQLIASTVIATITVVFTTSDGKLALLIPGELFQNAYRKMGLDTKNLSRTIEDAGTIIEPLVPWTAAGIYMASTLGVATLDYLPWAIQCYTGVVFALIYGFTGFGIARAKPEQSEDSVETSLAHSTK encoded by the coding sequence ATGAATAACTCAAAGCCTCTACCATCGTTCGGATTAGCATTAGCACCTATAGCCGTTATGTTTGCGCTGCTTGCTATTGGATACGGTGTTTTAGGACTTCGCATTGAAGTTCTGCTACTCATTTCTGCGACTTTCACAGCATGTATTGCTTGGAAGATGGGCTACAACTGGGATGACATCATCAACGCGATCGTTGAGAAACTCGCAAAAGCGATGCCTGTTATCTTGATATTGGTTTCAGTAGGTGGCCTTATTGCCAGCTGGATGATCAGTGGCACCATCCCTTACATGGTTTACTGGGGACTTAAAGTCATCAGTGCTGAATACATACTCATTGCTGCCTTTTTTGTTACTTCTGTTGTCTCTGTATGTACTGGTACTTCTTGGGGCTCTGCGGGCACCGTTGGTGTTGCACTGATGGGCGTTGCGGCGGGTTTAGATGTATCACTGGCTGCAGCTGCCGGCGCCGTTGTTTCTGGCGCATATTTTGGCGATAAGATCTCGCCTCTTTCAGACTCAACCAACTTTGCACCTATCGTTTCAGGCACGACCTTATACGAACACATTCAGCACATGCTTTACACAACGCTACCGGGCTTTGTGATTGCTTCTGTTGTCTTTTTCTTCGCAGGCCAAAGTGCCGATATCAGCACGGTTGGCGAGCCAGAAAAAGTGACTCAAATTCTTGCTGGATTAGATAGCCTTTATAACTTCAACATTCTTCTGATTATCCCACCTGTCATGATCCTTTGGGGTGCATTAACCAAAAAGCCTGTTCTGCCGCTGATGTTAGGTGCGTCTGCCCTAGCGATTGTATTAGGTATGGTTCTACAAGGTTTCTCTCTACAGCAAGGTTTCCAAGCTTATGTCGACGGCTTCAATGTCGCTCTGTTTGAAGCGAAAGGTACAGCGATTGATGGCCTAATTCCTGATGTGTCTAAGCTGCTAAACCGTGGTGGTTTGTTCTCAATGATGAGCACCATCCTACTGGTTTTCTGTGCGTTCTCTTTTGCAGGTGTGTTAAGCCTAACCGGTGCACTAAATGTGGTACTAGGTCGTTTCTTGCATATGATTCACTCAACAGGACAACTTATCGCATCAACAGTGATCGCGACTATTACCGTAGTTTTCACGACATCAGATGGCAAACTAGCCCTTCTTATCCCAGGTGAATTGTTCCAAAACGCTTACCGTAAAATGGGGCTAGATACTAAAAACCTATCCAGAACCATCGAAGACGCAGGCACGATTATTGAGCCACTGGTTCCTTGGACAGCTGCGGGTATTTACATGGCAAGCACACTCGGCGTAGCAACGTTAGACTACCTACCTTGGGCTATCCAATGTTACACCGGCGTCGTTTTCGCTCTGATTTATGGATTCACTGGATTTGGTATTGCACGCGCAAAACCTGAACAGTCAGAAGACTCCGTAGAAACTTCTCTAGCTCACAGCACTAAGTAA
- a CDS encoding MalY/PatB family protein, protein MNSFDNTISRRNTGSVKWDFMEQKLGLEGSDLLPMWVSDYDFQAPQQVLDRLAQDIAHGIFGYSERQDDYYQAAINWFKNQHDTEIKKEWITTIHGVLPGIAMALQMLTQVNDQIVIQSPGYGSFRKIIELNDRRVLNNPLIESDGHYQLDFTHLEDCFASGAKALIFCNPHNPTGRAWNEEEITQVAELCKNHDVWLISDEIWSDLTLTPNVFHSTLSLPSSLTDKLIVATAASKTFGLSSLRISNFIIPNSELKEQFVRRLDAHGMDCFNSLSMSAATTAYQECETWLADLKHYLQDNIETLNGFIKAELPHIRFTKPEATYLAWLDCRAMKLSDAVLERKLIAAGIVPSMGCAFGEEGSGFIRLNLGCPAEVLADALVRLKAALGADR, encoded by the coding sequence ATGAATTCTTTCGACAATACGATTAGCCGCCGAAACACAGGGTCGGTAAAGTGGGACTTTATGGAGCAGAAACTAGGGTTGGAAGGATCTGACTTACTGCCGATGTGGGTATCAGACTACGATTTCCAAGCTCCTCAGCAAGTGCTCGACCGTTTAGCTCAAGATATCGCTCATGGTATTTTTGGGTACTCAGAACGTCAAGATGACTATTACCAAGCTGCGATTAATTGGTTTAAAAACCAACATGACACTGAAATCAAAAAAGAGTGGATAACCACGATACATGGTGTATTGCCGGGTATCGCAATGGCACTACAAATGCTCACGCAAGTGAATGACCAGATCGTTATCCAAAGCCCAGGCTACGGATCATTTCGTAAGATCATCGAGCTGAATGACCGAAGAGTTTTGAACAATCCGTTGATTGAATCTGATGGCCACTATCAGCTTGATTTTACTCACTTAGAAGACTGCTTTGCCAGTGGTGCAAAGGCGTTGATCTTCTGTAATCCTCATAACCCGACAGGCAGAGCATGGAATGAGGAAGAGATAACCCAAGTTGCTGAGCTTTGTAAAAACCACGATGTGTGGCTAATCAGTGACGAAATTTGGAGTGACCTAACGCTAACACCTAATGTATTCCATTCGACATTAAGCTTACCAAGTTCGCTAACCGACAAACTTATTGTGGCGACCGCGGCCAGTAAAACGTTTGGTTTGTCATCATTGAGAATCTCAAACTTCATCATTCCAAATTCGGAGTTGAAGGAGCAGTTTGTTCGCCGTTTGGATGCGCATGGCATGGATTGCTTCAACAGCCTATCAATGTCAGCGGCGACCACGGCGTATCAAGAGTGTGAAACTTGGTTAGCGGACTTAAAACACTATCTGCAAGACAATATAGAAACGCTGAACGGATTCATAAAAGCAGAATTGCCTCATATTCGTTTCACAAAGCCCGAAGCGACGTATCTTGCATGGCTAGATTGCCGTGCAATGAAACTAAGTGATGCAGTTCTAGAACGTAAACTCATTGCTGCCGGCATTGTACCAAGTATGGGTTGTGCCTTTGGTGAGGAAGGTTCAGGGTTTATTCGCTTGAATCTAGGGTGTCCTGCTGAAGTATTAGCAGACGCTTTGGTAAGACTTAAAGCGGCATTAGGTGCAGATAGATAA
- a CDS encoding carboxymuconolactone decarboxylase family protein, whose amino-acid sequence MSNFKIHSVESAPEQSKLILEGAKKQMGRVPGLFGVLAESPNTLKAYRELHQLFNDSSFDAEELTVVWQTINVEHECHYCVPAHTGIAHSMKVDPAITEALRNRTAMPTEKLQVLHDFTLSMVRNRGNVPESEMTAFFEAGYGQQQVLEVILGLSQKVISNYVNRVAETPVDKVFEQFAWKG is encoded by the coding sequence ATGAGCAACTTCAAAATTCACTCAGTAGAATCAGCACCAGAACAAAGCAAACTCATTCTTGAGGGTGCAAAAAAACAGATGGGAAGAGTACCGGGGTTGTTTGGTGTGCTGGCCGAATCTCCAAATACGTTGAAAGCCTACAGAGAGCTTCATCAGCTTTTTAACGACTCGTCTTTTGATGCTGAAGAGCTTACGGTTGTTTGGCAAACCATTAACGTTGAACACGAATGTCATTACTGTGTGCCGGCGCATACAGGCATTGCGCACTCAATGAAGGTCGATCCTGCAATCACCGAAGCGCTACGTAATCGCACAGCCATGCCAACTGAGAAGTTGCAAGTATTGCACGACTTCACGCTAAGCATGGTTCGTAATCGCGGCAATGTGCCTGAAAGTGAAATGACAGCATTCTTTGAGGCGGGCTACGGTCAACAACAAGTGCTAGAAGTAATTCTTGGTTTGTCTCAGAAAGTAATCAGTAACTATGTAAACCGTGTTGCTGAAACGCCAGTAGACAAGGTATTCGAACAGTTTGCTTGGAAAGGTTAA
- a CDS encoding GNAT family N-acetyltransferase — MKNTMKFRQHDSSEIETITQLFTQTFTDSEGENEGKTVGKLANDLLTTTDRTELLCFVAEGDSIESDSTIVGAIIFTPLSLDDETKAYLLSPGAVSTQVQKRGIGQKLINFGLETLKEQGVELAVTYGDPSYYSKVGFEQITVEQIPAPFELSYPHGWLAQSLTGSEIRVTSGKSSCVEGLAHAEYW, encoded by the coding sequence GTGAAGAACACTATGAAATTTAGACAACATGATTCAAGCGAGATCGAAACGATCACTCAACTTTTTACTCAAACCTTTACGGATTCAGAAGGCGAGAACGAAGGTAAAACAGTGGGTAAGCTTGCCAACGATCTTTTAACGACCACAGATCGAACAGAGCTACTTTGCTTTGTCGCGGAAGGTGATTCTATTGAATCTGACAGCACGATTGTTGGCGCGATTATCTTTACGCCACTTTCATTAGATGACGAAACAAAGGCGTATTTGCTTTCACCAGGAGCGGTGAGCACTCAGGTTCAAAAGCGCGGTATTGGCCAAAAGCTGATTAACTTCGGCTTAGAGACTTTAAAAGAGCAGGGTGTCGAACTTGCTGTAACTTACGGTGACCCTAGCTATTATTCAAAAGTGGGTTTTGAGCAAATCACTGTTGAACAAATCCCAGCGCCATTTGAGTTGAGCTACCCACACGGTTGGCTAGCTCAATCGCTGACTGGCAGTGAAATCAGAGTAACAAGTGGAAAGTCGAGCTGTGTTGAAGGCTTGGCTCACGCTGAATATTGGTAG
- a CDS encoding MerR family transcriptional regulator has product MYRISELADLVGLSRSTLLYYGKLGLIEAQRQSNGYRLYSEKDLQRVRLLQQLQAGGLTLKECQACLDAKIERSLLENRLQQLDEELIQKQRSRDLLAAMLGESGLEEWHESMDKLAPDAHLDWLIKQGFDEKQALRLKWLSKDMNEHEQYMADFGVIFDGLERLGPGTAEDTLAALAQVPNSPKRVLEIGCGKGIATSVLAKALKENQPDVQIIAVDNDEPCLDIMAQQAQEFGLESNVQTVCASMIDLPFETMSFDLIWSEGSAYIMGVQKALKQWRKLLSDDGILVVNDLVWNTETPSEPIKAFWQKEYPDMTTVAERIKHAKAAGYQVLGDFAMSDAGWFAYYQPLQKQVESLKATMPNSKALADCDNEIKQFFNNSRLKSESFEGSQGSAKRDFDYHFFVLKKVQ; this is encoded by the coding sequence ATGTATCGTATCTCTGAATTAGCCGATTTAGTTGGACTGAGTCGCTCGACATTGTTGTATTACGGCAAGCTAGGTTTGATTGAAGCTCAACGCCAGAGTAATGGTTATCGTCTCTATTCTGAAAAGGATCTGCAGCGTGTTCGGTTGTTACAACAACTGCAAGCGGGCGGATTAACACTCAAAGAGTGCCAAGCCTGTTTAGATGCCAAGATAGAACGCAGCCTGTTGGAAAATCGCCTCCAGCAGTTGGATGAAGAGCTAATACAGAAGCAGCGTTCACGAGATCTATTAGCCGCAATGTTAGGCGAAAGTGGCTTAGAAGAGTGGCATGAGTCTATGGATAAACTTGCGCCAGATGCACACCTCGATTGGTTAATTAAGCAGGGCTTTGATGAGAAGCAGGCTCTGCGATTGAAGTGGTTATCGAAAGACATGAATGAACATGAGCAATACATGGCGGATTTTGGCGTCATTTTTGACGGATTAGAACGTTTAGGCCCAGGAACAGCTGAAGATACCTTAGCGGCATTGGCACAAGTCCCGAACTCACCTAAACGTGTGCTTGAAATTGGTTGTGGTAAAGGTATTGCCACCTCTGTGCTGGCGAAAGCCCTCAAAGAAAATCAACCTGACGTGCAGATTATTGCGGTCGATAATGATGAACCGTGTTTAGATATTATGGCTCAACAAGCACAAGAATTTGGCTTAGAAAGCAATGTTCAAACCGTGTGTGCAAGCATGATAGATTTGCCGTTTGAAACTATGTCGTTCGACTTAATCTGGTCGGAAGGCAGCGCTTACATCATGGGTGTTCAGAAGGCGTTAAAGCAGTGGCGGAAGCTACTTTCCGATGATGGAATCTTGGTCGTCAATGATTTGGTCTGGAACACAGAAACCCCAAGCGAACCAATCAAAGCGTTCTGGCAAAAAGAGTACCCAGACATGACCACGGTCGCTGAGCGCATCAAGCATGCAAAGGCGGCGGGTTATCAAGTTTTGGGTGACTTTGCGATGAGCGATGCAGGCTGGTTTGCCTATTATCAGCCTTTACAAAAGCAAGTCGAGTCTTTGAAAGCAACGATGCCGAACTCGAAAGCGCTCGCAGATTGCGACAATGAAATTAAACAATTCTTCAATAACAGCAGGCTTAAGAGTGAATCTTTCGAAGGTTCTCAAGGCTCAGCTAAGCGTGATTTTGATTATCACTTCTTTGTGTTGAAGAAAGTACAGTAA
- the yidZ gene encoding HTH-type transcriptional regulator YidZ produces the protein MKKPLARLDLNLLFTLQLLLQEQSVSKAAKKLNVTPSTVSKSLTKLRDWFDDPLFVKTPRGLTPTPLALSMVKDLQDWLQIGSQILTTRGDDAPKDLRLNLEAESPLSLIMLNELTQSVYQRYPDAKIKMRNWDYDSIDSIVRGESDIGFSGRESHPRSKESLDALPYFIDFEVLFHDLPVVYLRKDHPALQEEWNLEAFLKYPHINIVWEKSETWALDEVLTDLQLDRNIALTLAGFEQSLFMTAQSNHTMTTVAPNYCRRYVEQLHPNLTCLPIPLDEENANKLLIPFTMIWHKRNAYNPIVLWLKDTLRELYQFEAQQGQDKKNV, from the coding sequence ATGAAGAAGCCACTAGCCCGTCTTGATCTGAATCTGTTGTTCACTCTGCAATTGCTGTTGCAAGAGCAGAGTGTTTCTAAAGCTGCCAAAAAGCTCAACGTCACGCCGTCAACGGTGAGCAAATCACTGACTAAACTTCGAGACTGGTTCGATGATCCTCTATTTGTAAAGACACCAAGAGGTTTAACGCCAACTCCACTTGCGCTGAGCATGGTGAAAGATCTTCAAGATTGGTTGCAGATCGGTAGCCAAATATTGACGACTCGTGGCGACGATGCTCCTAAAGATCTGCGCTTGAATCTCGAGGCTGAATCTCCTCTGTCGCTAATCATGCTCAATGAGCTGACGCAAAGCGTGTATCAACGCTATCCAGATGCAAAAATCAAAATGCGTAATTGGGATTATGACTCTATCGATTCCATCGTTCGCGGTGAATCTGATATTGGGTTTTCAGGGCGAGAAAGCCACCCGCGTTCGAAAGAATCCCTAGACGCGCTGCCATATTTCATCGACTTCGAGGTTCTGTTCCACGACTTGCCTGTGGTGTATCTAAGAAAAGACCATCCAGCCTTGCAAGAAGAGTGGAACCTTGAGGCTTTCCTTAAATACCCACATATTAATATTGTGTGGGAGAAAAGCGAAACATGGGCGCTAGATGAAGTGCTTACCGACCTACAGCTCGACCGCAATATCGCATTGACATTAGCGGGCTTCGAACAATCGTTATTTATGACTGCCCAGTCAAATCACACCATGACTACTGTTGCGCCGAATTACTGCCGACGTTACGTAGAACAGCTTCACCCCAATCTTACCTGCTTACCCATACCACTAGATGAAGAAAATGCCAATAAGTTGCTGATCCCATTCACCATGATTTGGCACAAACGCAATGCTTACAACCCAATCGTTCTATGGTTAAAAGACACGCTCAGAGAGCTTTACCAATTTGAAGCTCAACAAGGACAAGATAAGAAAAATGTTTAA
- a CDS encoding MFS transporter has translation MYRFLFCSFALVLLYPTAIDLYLVGLPQISADLNASEAQLHVAFSIYLAGMATTMLFAGKFADNVGRKPVAIFGAIVFAISSMLGGVVTSAEPFLAVRFFQGVGAGSCYVVAFAILRDVLDDQKRAKVLSMMNGITCIVPVLAPVIGHLIMTVYPWPSLFTTMASMGVVVCLLSVLVLKETKPKVTESILTKASLSETSQSTSTETFKDPLFISRVIMTSLGVTAILTYVNVSPMLIMTELGFDRGQYSYTMALTALVSMLVSFSAPFALNVFKQKNLMLTSQACFVIAAILLLASIDGGLGHYVTLLGFAFVCGGFSLGFGVAMSQALSCYSQRAGVASSILGVSQVCTSALFIWLMGVIGLSALNMLVFILAAGGVISIALILWVGPSQVKSDYEEATSPS, from the coding sequence ATGTATCGTTTTCTGTTTTGTAGTTTTGCGCTTGTTCTCTTGTATCCAACGGCGATTGACTTGTATCTGGTTGGCTTGCCTCAAATTTCCGCGGACTTAAATGCCTCTGAGGCGCAGCTTCATGTCGCGTTTTCTATCTATCTTGCGGGCATGGCAACCACCATGCTGTTTGCCGGTAAATTTGCCGACAATGTAGGAAGAAAGCCTGTCGCGATTTTCGGTGCGATTGTCTTTGCGATCTCTTCGATGTTAGGCGGAGTCGTCACCAGCGCGGAACCGTTTCTTGCGGTACGCTTTTTCCAAGGTGTTGGCGCGGGCTCTTGTTATGTGGTGGCATTCGCCATATTGCGAGATGTGTTAGACGACCAAAAACGCGCTAAGGTGTTGTCGATGATGAATGGCATTACCTGCATCGTTCCAGTGCTTGCGCCTGTGATCGGTCACTTAATCATGACGGTTTACCCGTGGCCGAGTTTGTTCACGACTATGGCGAGCATGGGTGTGGTGGTGTGTTTGTTGTCGGTGCTCGTGCTAAAAGAGACGAAACCTAAGGTTACAGAGTCGATATTAACGAAAGCTTCTTTATCTGAGACATCTCAATCAACTTCTACCGAAACGTTTAAAGACCCGTTGTTTATCAGCCGTGTAATCATGACCAGCTTGGGCGTGACGGCGATTCTGACTTACGTGAATGTGTCTCCAATGCTGATCATGACAGAGCTTGGTTTCGACCGAGGTCAGTACTCTTACACCATGGCACTCACGGCTTTGGTAAGCATGTTGGTGTCTTTCTCAGCCCCGTTTGCTTTGAATGTGTTTAAACAAAAGAACCTAATGCTGACTTCACAAGCGTGCTTCGTTATTGCCGCTATTTTGTTGCTCGCGTCGATTGATGGCGGCTTAGGCCATTACGTCACATTGCTAGGTTTTGCTTTTGTGTGTGGTGGTTTCTCGCTAGGTTTTGGTGTTGCGATGAGCCAAGCATTGAGTTGTTACTCACAGCGAGCAGGTGTGGCAAGTTCGATACTAGGCGTTTCTCAGGTGTGTACTTCGGCACTGTTTATCTGGTTGATGGGTGTTATCGGGCTAAGTGCATTGAATATGTTGGTATTTATATTGGCTGCTGGTGGAGTTATCAGTATTGCTCTAATACTATGGGTAGGTCCTTCCCAAGTTAAAAGTGATTATGAAGAAGCCACTAGCCCGTCTTGA